CTCAGGCCGACATGTTTTTTTGCTGTCATTTAACAATTTATTGCAGCGTTTATTTTAAAGCAGCTTATGCAGGAACTTATCGAGAAAATCCGTCAGGAAACCGCAAATTTTGAGATCACAGACAAAGATAGCGCCGAAGCGTTTCGGCTAAAATTTTTGGTTCGCAAAGGCTCTATTCCGCAGCTTTTCGAACAAATGAAAACCGTTTCAAAAGAGGACAAGCCCGCCGTGGGCAAGCTGCTCAATGAGCTGAAACTGTTTGCCGATGGAAAGTTTAAAGAAGCAATGGAGCACATTGCGGCAAACGAATTGGCCGCGGATGATCTTGCCGACCTAACGCTTCCCGGGCGCACCCACTTTTTGGGTGCAGAACATCCGGTTCAAAAAGTCTTGGGCGACATGAAGCGGATTTTCCAAAAAATGGGCTTCAGCACGGCCACCGGCCCTGAAATCGAGCGCGACGCCTATAATTTTACCCTGCTCAACTTTGCGCCCGATCATCCAGCTCGCGACATGCAGGACACGTTTTTCATCAAAAAAGAAGCGGACGCGGAGGATGTGGTTTTGCGCACACACACCTCGCCGGTTCAGATCCGCGTGATGTTGGAGCAAGCGCCGCCGATTCGTGTGATTTGTCCGGGCAAGGTCTTTCGCAACGAGGCCGTGAGCGCGAGAAGCTACTGCGTGTTTCATCAGCTTGAAGGGCTTTACGTCGATAAAGGCGTTACCTTCGCCGACCTGAAATCCACGATTTATTCGTTTGCGCGACAAATGTTTGGCAGCGATGTAAAAATGAAATTTCGCCCAAGTTATTTTCCATTCACCGAGCCCTCCGCCGAAGTCGATATTACGTGCTACCTTTGCGGTGGAAAAGGTTGCCGCGTTTGCAAACATACGGGCTGGCTGGA
Above is a window of Chloroherpeton thalassium ATCC 35110 DNA encoding:
- the pheS gene encoding phenylalanine--tRNA ligase subunit alpha yields the protein MQELIEKIRQETANFEITDKDSAEAFRLKFLVRKGSIPQLFEQMKTVSKEDKPAVGKLLNELKLFADGKFKEAMEHIAANELAADDLADLTLPGRTHFLGAEHPVQKVLGDMKRIFQKMGFSTATGPEIERDAYNFTLLNFAPDHPARDMQDTFFIKKEADAEDVVLRTHTSPVQIRVMLEQAPPIRVICPGKVFRNEAVSARSYCVFHQLEGLYVDKGVTFADLKSTIYSFARQMFGSDVKMKFRPSYFPFTEPSAEVDITCYLCGGKGCRVCKHTGWLEILGCGMVHPNVLRNCGIDPEIYSGYAFGMGIERTALLRYNIDDIRLFFENDLRMLSQFE